Proteins from a genomic interval of Toxotes jaculatrix isolate fToxJac2 chromosome 5, fToxJac2.pri, whole genome shotgun sequence:
- the LOC121182342 gene encoding alpha-1,3-mannosyl-glycoprotein 4-beta-N-acetylglucosaminyltransferase C-like — translation MRLMWKSVDKMRCFRKRSVFPFLGFLITFLLFFNLYMDDGYVLEAEKRQLGETLMHPANSERYVHTFRDLSNFSGTINVTYRYLAGIPLPRKKYLTIGLSSVKRKKGNYLLETIKSIFDQSSYEELKEIVVVVHLADFDLVWCENLVQEITRKFAHHIIAGRLLVIHTPEEYYPSLDGLKRNYNDPEDRVRFRSKQNVDYAFLLNFCTNLSHFYMMLEDDVRCSRNFLTALKKVITSREGSYWVMLEFSKLGYIGKLYHSRDLPRLAHFLLMFYQEMPCDWLLIHFRGLLAQKDVIRFKPSLFQHMGYYSSYKGAENKLKDDDFEEDSIDIPDNPPATLHTNINVFENYDATKAYSSIVDEYFWGKPPCTGDFFVIIFNKSTKISRIKIVTGTEDRQNDILHHGALEVGQKSVETKQGRQCTSYITLGEFKGGNIEVTNVDHKIGFDIECVRIVVTASQKEWLIIRTISLWTTQPVSQLKK, via the exons ATGAGGCTGATGTGGAAGTCCGTGGACAAGATGAGGTGTTTCAGGAAACGATCCGTGTTCCCATTCCTCGGCTTCCTCATCacctttctgctttttttcaaCCTTTACATGGATGACGGATATGTGCTG gAGGCAGAAAAAAGACAGCTGGGAGAGACACTGATGCATCCTGCAAACTCTGAAAGATACGTCCACACATTCAGAGACTTATCCAATTTCTCTGGGACCATTAATGTGACGTATCGCTATCTTGCAGGAATTCCTTTGCCACGCAAAA AGTATCTTACCATCGGTTTGTCTTCTGTCAAGAGGAAAAAGGGGAATTATCTTCTGGAAACAATCAAATCCATCTTTGATCAGTCCAGTTACGAGGAACTGAAAGAGATTGTGGTTGTGGTCCACCTGGCCGACTTTGACCTGGTCTGGTGTGAAAACCTGGTGCAGGAAATCACCAGGAAGTTTGCTCACCACATCATAGCCGGACGCCTCCTTGTGATCCACACTCCAGAGGAGTATTACCCGTCTCTGGATGGGTTGAAACGGAACTACAATGACCCGGAGGACCGGGTCCGTTTCCGCTCTAAGCAGAACGTTGACTACGCTTTCCTCCTCAACTTCTGCACAAACCTCTCTCACTTCTACATGATGTTAGAGGACGATGTGCGCTGCTCCAGGAACTTCCTGACAGCGCTGAAGAAGGTGATCACCTCCAGAGAAGGTTCTTACTGGGTGATGCTGGAATTTTCTAAGCTGGGCTACATCGGAAAGCTGTACCACTCCAGAGACCTGCCTCGTCTGGCTCATTTCCTCCTCATGTTCTACCAGGAAATGCCCTGCGACTGGCTTCTCATCCACTTCAGGGGTCTGCTGGCCCAGAAGGACGTGATCCGCTTCAAGCCCTCACTTTTCCAGCACATGGGCTACTACTCTTCTTACAAGGGAGCAGAGAACAAGCTGAAGGACGATGACTTTGAGGAAGACTCCATTGACATTCCTGACAACCCTCCCGCCACCCTTCACACGAACATCAACGTCTTTGAAAACTATGATGCCACAAAGGCTTATAGTAGTATCGTTGATGAGTATTTCTGGGGGAAGCCTCCCTGCACTGGAGATTTCTTTGtcataatatttaataaatcaACTAAAATCAGCAGAATTAAAATTGTTACAGGTACAGAGGATCGGCAGAATGACATTCTTCATCACGGAGCTCTGGAGGTGGGACAGAAGTCTGTGGAAACTAAACAGGGAAGGCAGTGCACATCCTACATCACATTAGGGGAGTTTAAAGGTGGAAACATTGAGGTTACCAATGTGGACCACAAGATCGGCTTTGACATCGAGTGTGTACGAATAGTTGTTACTGCCAGTCAGAAAGAGTGGCTCATCATAAGAACTATCAGTTTATGGACCACACAGCCAGTGAGTCAGCTAAAGAAGTAA
- the rnf141 gene encoding RING finger protein 141, with amino-acid sequence MGQQISGQAVMTRLPEKLVKHVGLVRDSSYLTYEEFLARVSELNDVTAKLAAGQQKHLLFEVQPGSDATALWKVAVRIVCTKINKESGMVEASRIMNLYQFIQLYRDITSQAAEVLSAEGATEGPSAQLPSTDSCQASMWMGRVKQLTDEEECCICMDGKADLILPCAHSFCQKCIDKWSGQSRNCPICRLQVTAANESWVMSDFPTEDDIAGYILNLADEAGHPHRP; translated from the exons aTGGGCCAGCAGATCTCAGGTCAGGCGGTGATGACCCGTCTGCCTGAGAAGCTGGTGAAACATGTCGGGCTGGTGCGCGACAGCAGCTACCTCACCTACGAGGAGTTTCTGGCGAGAGTGTCCGAACTTAACGACGT TACGGCCAAGCTAGCTGCTGGACAGCAGAAACACCTGCTGTTTGAGGTGCAGCCAGGATCCGATGCCACAGCCTTGTGGAAGGTGGCTGTCAGGATCGTCTGTACCAAG ATCAACAAGGAGAGCGGTATGGTGGAAGCATCACGCATCATGAACCTGTACCAGTTCATCCAGCTGTACCGAGACATCACCAGTCAGGCTGCTGAGGTTTTGTCTGCTGAGGGTGCCACCGAGGGCCCGTCCGCCCAGCTCCCCTCCACAGACTCCTGCCAGGCCAGCATGTGGATGGGCAG agtGAAGCAGCTGACTGATGAGGAGGAGTGCTGTATCTGCATGGACGGAAAGGCCGACCTTATCCTGCCCTGTGCACACAGCTTCTGTCAGAAGTGCATTGACAAATG GAGTGGGCAGAGCCGAAACTGTCCGATATGTCGCCTGCAAGTGACTGCTGCCAATGAATCGTGGGTAATGTCTGATTTCCCCACAGAGGACGACATAGCTGGCTACATCCTCAACTTGGCTGATGAGGCAGGCCACCCACACAGGCCTTAA
- the ampd3b gene encoding AMP deaminase 3b isoform X1 yields MRRSNTPLCKQQSTPCFGKEMPRHFPRLSMAEVDEKVRLIAEKVYASALKEEDTKDAMALFTVPEDCPIGLHEDRERALKKELAEQQSQECAKKKKTFMLKRSQSISLQIPISNDWPLSVVSPMLSPTTPEPDLPESLPDFQRVTISGDYCAGITVEDYEQAAKSLLGALFIREKYSRLAYHRFPRTIAQFLRSAQNEKWQEEDEVLPDIWPFPHEGEDPYSMEGIPEDLNYELQMKDGIVHVYDNAEALKQEQPHSLPYPDLETFAIDLSHVLAMIADGPTKTYCHRRLNFLGSKFYLHEMLNEMAELKELKSVPHRDFYNVRKVDTHIHAAACMNQKHLLKFIKTTYQTEADRVVLEKGGRKVTLKEVFDNLHMDPYDLTVDSLDVHAGRQTFHRFDKFNSKYNPVGASELREIYLKSDNYIKGEYFARLVKEVAKELEESKYQHAEPRLSIYGRSPSEWESLATWFIQHKVHSPNMRWMIQVPRIYDIFRSKKLVPHFAKMLENIFLPLFEATVNPQKHKATHVFLKYVTGFDSVDDESKHSDHMFSYKSPKPEEWNTDENPPYTYYLFYMYANIMVLNNLRKERGLNTFQFRPHCGEAGSITHMVSAFLTADNISHGLNLKKSPVLQYLYYLAQVPIAMSPLSNNSLFLQYSKNPLREFLHKGLCVSLSTDDPLQFHYTKEALMEEYAIAGQLWKLSTCDLCEIARNSVLQSGLSHQEKKHFIGSNYLQDGPAGNDIRRTNVAQIRLAYRHETLCNELSFLVDAVKTEVGTNLPE; encoded by the exons ATGAGGAGAAGCAACACACCCCTCTGTAAGCAGCAGTCTACACCATGCTTTGGGAAAG AAATGCCACGGCATTTCCCAAGACTTTCAATGGCTGAGGTGGACGAGAAGGTACGTCTCATAGCCGAGAAAGTTTACGCCTCAGCCCTGAAGGAGGAAGACACCAAGGATGCTATGGCACTGTTCACCGTGCCGGAGGACTGTCCCATTGGTCTGCATGAGGACAGGGAGAGGGCGCTGAAGAAGGAGCTGGCTGAGCAGCAGTCTCAAGAGTGTGCTAAGAA GAAGAAAACTTTCATGCTGAAGCGTTCGCAGTCGATATCTCTACAGATACCCATCAGTAATGACTGGcccctgtctgtggtttcccCAATGCTGTCCCCAACCACACCTGAGCCTGATCTCCCAGAGAGCCTCCCAGACTTCCAGAGAGTTACCATCAGTGGAGATTACTGTGCAGGG ATCACAGTTGAGGATTATGAGCAGGCAGCCAAGAGTCTCCTTGGAGCACTGTTCATCAGAGAGAAATACTCCCGACTGGCCTACCACCGCTTCCCCAGGACCATTGCCCAATTCCTCCGCAGTGCTCAAAATGAGAAGtggcaggaggaggatgaggtcTTGCCAG ACATCTGGCCTTTCCCTCATGAAGGCGAGGACCCATACTCCATGGAGGGTATTCCTGAGGACCTGAACTATGAGCTGCAAATGAAGGACGGCATAGTTCATGTTTACGACAATGCAGAGGCCCTGAAACAGGAGCAACCCCACAGTCTCCCATACCCCGACCTTGAGACCTTTGCCATAGACCTGAGCCATGTCCTCGCTATGATAGCTGATGGCCCAAC GAAAACCTACTGTCACAGACGACTGAACTTCTTGGGTTCTAAATTCTACCTTCATGAAATGCTGAATGAAATGGCAGAACTAAAAGAGCTTAAAAGTGTTCCACACAGAGACTTCTACAACGTCAGAAAG GtggacacacatatacatgctgCTGCTTGCATGAACCAGAAGCATTTGCTTAAATTTATAAAGACCACATACCAGACAGAGGCAGATCGTGTTGTTTTGGAGAAAGGCGGTCGGAAGGTGACACTCAAGGAAGTCTTCGACAACCTCCACATGGACCCCTATGACCTCACCGTAGACTCACTGGACGTGCACGCT GGAAGACAAACATTTCACCGGTTTGACAAGTTCAACTCCAAATACAACCCCGTGGGAGCCAGCGAACTGCGAGAGATTTACTTGAAATCAGACAACTACATCAAAGGAGAATACTTCGCGCGGCTCGTCAAG GAAGTGGctaaggagctggaggagagcaaGTACCAGCATGCTGAACCCCGCCTGTCGATTTACGGCCGCTCTCCCAGTGAGTGGGAGAGCCTGGCAACCTGGTTCATCCAGCACAAGGTCCACTCACCCAACATGAGATGGATGATTCAAGTTCCCAGGATCTA tgacattttcaggtcaaagaaATTAGTACCACATTTCGCCAAGATGCTGGAGAACATATTCCTCCCCCTCTTTGAAGCGACAGTCAATCCGCAGAAGCACAAAGCCACACATGTATTCTTAAAATAC GTAACAGGATTTGACAGTGTGGATGACGAGTCCAAACACAGTGATCACATGTTCTCTTACAAAAGCCCAAAGCCTGAGGAGTGGAACACAGACGAAAACCCTCCCTACACCTACTACCTGTTCTACATGTATGCCAACATCATGGTGCTAAACAACCTGCGCAA GGAGCGAGGACTGAACACCTTCCAGTTTCGTCCCCACTGTGGTGAGGCTGGCTCCATCACCCACATGGTCTCTGCCTTCCTCACGGCTGACAACATCTCCCATGGACTCAACCTCAAGAAG AGTCCAGTGTTGCAGTACCTGTACTACCTAGCCCAGGTACCGATTGCCATGTCCCCACTGAGCAACAACAGCCTGTTCCTGCAGTACTCCAAGAACCCTCTGCGAGAGTTTCTACACAAAGGCCTGTGTGTGTCGCTGTCCACAGATGACCCCTTGCAGTTCCACTACACCAAG GAAGCTTTGATGGAGGAGTATGCCATCGCAGGCCAGTTGTGGAAGCTGAGCACCTGTGATTTGTGCGAGATAGCCAGGAACAGTGTGCTGCAGAGCGGCCTCTCACACCAG GAGAAGAAACACTTCATTGGTTCCAACTACCTACAGGATGGACCAGCAGGCAACGACATTCGGCGGACAAACGTGGCACAAATCCGCCTGGCCTACCGCCATGAAACACTGTGCAACGAGCTCAGTTTTCTCGTGGACGCAGTGAAGACAGAGGTTGGAACTAACCTACCTGAGTGA
- the ampd3b gene encoding AMP deaminase 3b isoform X2, whose translation MAQTTTEEMPRHFPRLSMAEVDEKVRLIAEKVYASALKEEDTKDAMALFTVPEDCPIGLHEDRERALKKELAEQQSQECAKKKKTFMLKRSQSISLQIPISNDWPLSVVSPMLSPTTPEPDLPESLPDFQRVTISGDYCAGITVEDYEQAAKSLLGALFIREKYSRLAYHRFPRTIAQFLRSAQNEKWQEEDEVLPDIWPFPHEGEDPYSMEGIPEDLNYELQMKDGIVHVYDNAEALKQEQPHSLPYPDLETFAIDLSHVLAMIADGPTKTYCHRRLNFLGSKFYLHEMLNEMAELKELKSVPHRDFYNVRKVDTHIHAAACMNQKHLLKFIKTTYQTEADRVVLEKGGRKVTLKEVFDNLHMDPYDLTVDSLDVHAGRQTFHRFDKFNSKYNPVGASELREIYLKSDNYIKGEYFARLVKEVAKELEESKYQHAEPRLSIYGRSPSEWESLATWFIQHKVHSPNMRWMIQVPRIYDIFRSKKLVPHFAKMLENIFLPLFEATVNPQKHKATHVFLKYVTGFDSVDDESKHSDHMFSYKSPKPEEWNTDENPPYTYYLFYMYANIMVLNNLRKERGLNTFQFRPHCGEAGSITHMVSAFLTADNISHGLNLKKSPVLQYLYYLAQVPIAMSPLSNNSLFLQYSKNPLREFLHKGLCVSLSTDDPLQFHYTKEALMEEYAIAGQLWKLSTCDLCEIARNSVLQSGLSHQEKKHFIGSNYLQDGPAGNDIRRTNVAQIRLAYRHETLCNELSFLVDAVKTEVGTNLPE comes from the exons ATGGCCCAAACCACTACAGaag AAATGCCACGGCATTTCCCAAGACTTTCAATGGCTGAGGTGGACGAGAAGGTACGTCTCATAGCCGAGAAAGTTTACGCCTCAGCCCTGAAGGAGGAAGACACCAAGGATGCTATGGCACTGTTCACCGTGCCGGAGGACTGTCCCATTGGTCTGCATGAGGACAGGGAGAGGGCGCTGAAGAAGGAGCTGGCTGAGCAGCAGTCTCAAGAGTGTGCTAAGAA GAAGAAAACTTTCATGCTGAAGCGTTCGCAGTCGATATCTCTACAGATACCCATCAGTAATGACTGGcccctgtctgtggtttcccCAATGCTGTCCCCAACCACACCTGAGCCTGATCTCCCAGAGAGCCTCCCAGACTTCCAGAGAGTTACCATCAGTGGAGATTACTGTGCAGGG ATCACAGTTGAGGATTATGAGCAGGCAGCCAAGAGTCTCCTTGGAGCACTGTTCATCAGAGAGAAATACTCCCGACTGGCCTACCACCGCTTCCCCAGGACCATTGCCCAATTCCTCCGCAGTGCTCAAAATGAGAAGtggcaggaggaggatgaggtcTTGCCAG ACATCTGGCCTTTCCCTCATGAAGGCGAGGACCCATACTCCATGGAGGGTATTCCTGAGGACCTGAACTATGAGCTGCAAATGAAGGACGGCATAGTTCATGTTTACGACAATGCAGAGGCCCTGAAACAGGAGCAACCCCACAGTCTCCCATACCCCGACCTTGAGACCTTTGCCATAGACCTGAGCCATGTCCTCGCTATGATAGCTGATGGCCCAAC GAAAACCTACTGTCACAGACGACTGAACTTCTTGGGTTCTAAATTCTACCTTCATGAAATGCTGAATGAAATGGCAGAACTAAAAGAGCTTAAAAGTGTTCCACACAGAGACTTCTACAACGTCAGAAAG GtggacacacatatacatgctgCTGCTTGCATGAACCAGAAGCATTTGCTTAAATTTATAAAGACCACATACCAGACAGAGGCAGATCGTGTTGTTTTGGAGAAAGGCGGTCGGAAGGTGACACTCAAGGAAGTCTTCGACAACCTCCACATGGACCCCTATGACCTCACCGTAGACTCACTGGACGTGCACGCT GGAAGACAAACATTTCACCGGTTTGACAAGTTCAACTCCAAATACAACCCCGTGGGAGCCAGCGAACTGCGAGAGATTTACTTGAAATCAGACAACTACATCAAAGGAGAATACTTCGCGCGGCTCGTCAAG GAAGTGGctaaggagctggaggagagcaaGTACCAGCATGCTGAACCCCGCCTGTCGATTTACGGCCGCTCTCCCAGTGAGTGGGAGAGCCTGGCAACCTGGTTCATCCAGCACAAGGTCCACTCACCCAACATGAGATGGATGATTCAAGTTCCCAGGATCTA tgacattttcaggtcaaagaaATTAGTACCACATTTCGCCAAGATGCTGGAGAACATATTCCTCCCCCTCTTTGAAGCGACAGTCAATCCGCAGAAGCACAAAGCCACACATGTATTCTTAAAATAC GTAACAGGATTTGACAGTGTGGATGACGAGTCCAAACACAGTGATCACATGTTCTCTTACAAAAGCCCAAAGCCTGAGGAGTGGAACACAGACGAAAACCCTCCCTACACCTACTACCTGTTCTACATGTATGCCAACATCATGGTGCTAAACAACCTGCGCAA GGAGCGAGGACTGAACACCTTCCAGTTTCGTCCCCACTGTGGTGAGGCTGGCTCCATCACCCACATGGTCTCTGCCTTCCTCACGGCTGACAACATCTCCCATGGACTCAACCTCAAGAAG AGTCCAGTGTTGCAGTACCTGTACTACCTAGCCCAGGTACCGATTGCCATGTCCCCACTGAGCAACAACAGCCTGTTCCTGCAGTACTCCAAGAACCCTCTGCGAGAGTTTCTACACAAAGGCCTGTGTGTGTCGCTGTCCACAGATGACCCCTTGCAGTTCCACTACACCAAG GAAGCTTTGATGGAGGAGTATGCCATCGCAGGCCAGTTGTGGAAGCTGAGCACCTGTGATTTGTGCGAGATAGCCAGGAACAGTGTGCTGCAGAGCGGCCTCTCACACCAG GAGAAGAAACACTTCATTGGTTCCAACTACCTACAGGATGGACCAGCAGGCAACGACATTCGGCGGACAAACGTGGCACAAATCCGCCTGGCCTACCGCCATGAAACACTGTGCAACGAGCTCAGTTTTCTCGTGGACGCAGTGAAGACAGAGGTTGGAACTAACCTACCTGAGTGA